In Streptomyces sp. NBC_00448, the following are encoded in one genomic region:
- a CDS encoding VOC family protein, with protein sequence MVHVLSSRTLLRPADPDRSRRFYGDVLGLEVYREFGEGPERGTVYFLGGGFLEVSGRCDAAPADTLRLWLQVPDVEAAHRELRARGAEIVREPRQEPWGLIEMWITDPDGHRIVLVEVPADHPLRYRPGL encoded by the coding sequence ATGGTGCATGTACTCAGCAGCCGGACCCTTCTGCGGCCCGCCGACCCGGACCGCTCCCGCCGCTTCTACGGCGACGTCCTGGGCCTGGAGGTGTACCGGGAGTTCGGCGAGGGCCCCGAGCGGGGCACGGTCTACTTCCTCGGCGGCGGCTTCCTGGAGGTGTCCGGGCGCTGCGACGCCGCCCCCGCGGACACCCTGCGCCTCTGGCTCCAGGTTCCCGATGTCGAGGCCGCCCACCGGGAGCTGCGGGCCCGGGGCGCCGAGATCGTGCGGGAGCCGCGCCAGGAGCCCTGGGGGCTGATCGAGATGTGGATCACCGACCCCGACGGCCACCGCATCGTCCTGGTGGAGGTCCCGGCCGACCATCCGCTGCGGTACCGGCCCGGACTCTGA
- a CDS encoding MarR family winged helix-turn-helix transcriptional regulator encodes MTAASEGGPADDTVAVVVRQWQTVRPDLDTAPMEVIGRINRCAALLQQAEDAPLRRVGLTRAEFDLLSTLRRTGRELTPGELARETFSSGAAVTKRLKLLGERGWVERRSDTRDRRVARVRLTRSGGELIDSVVPDQLRYERVALSGLPDGDQRQVAALLAELLVQLEGRLGVPPG; translated from the coding sequence ATGACGGCAGCGAGCGAGGGCGGGCCGGCCGACGACACCGTGGCCGTGGTGGTCCGCCAGTGGCAGACCGTCCGCCCCGACCTGGACACCGCTCCGATGGAGGTCATCGGCCGGATCAACCGCTGCGCCGCGCTCCTCCAGCAGGCCGAGGACGCCCCGCTGCGCCGGGTCGGCCTGACCCGGGCCGAGTTCGACCTGCTCAGCACCCTGCGGCGGACCGGGCGCGAACTGACCCCCGGCGAGCTGGCCCGGGAGACCTTCTCCTCGGGCGCGGCCGTGACCAAGCGGCTGAAGCTGCTCGGCGAGCGCGGCTGGGTGGAGCGCCGCAGTGACACCAGGGACCGCAGGGTCGCCCGGGTACGGCTCACCCGCAGCGGCGGCGAGCTGATCGACTCGGTCGTGCCCGACCAGCTGCGCTACGAGCGGGTCGCGCTCTCCGGCCTCCCGGACGGCGACCAGCGGCAGGTCGCCGCGCTCCTCGCCGAGCTGCTGGTCCAGCTGGAGGGACGGCTCGGGGTGCCCCCGGGCTGA
- a CDS encoding FUSC family protein produces MNGATPTPRSHRPRRLPTAGVLRLGRTSDIWFKPATSAVIASAIPNVVLLCLGRLDLAMYTMAGSLCATYAHNRPYAGRARTLIGVVLGMVGCLAVALVVASLTDSVMVLITVGALLAALQKLLCDATRIGPPAHVIFAFISSAALFAPQTIGQVPGHIGLALASAALAYLVSMAPGLVRPQGPERRAVRGALRAAARYAGLPAGDPEAGPARANAAAAIQTGWQNLTVSGRRTEDRRALERLLIHAEVALSAPTPADPALLSGWAARLRGTGPVPRPAGQADDTELLGIETELAVSAPSLWQRLRPGGALFPVAVRTFLGCALAGYASFGLGVGRPYWAIVTAAAVSQANVTQSWRRSIQRVVGNLIGVLVFAAVVPLTHTGPTALVLVALAFNFGAEALMPRNYWLGSICVTPMALLVVEFAGRRPVGELLTDRVLDTLVGAVVGVLVSMAVVTRRPAHQLRTALVGARTAQRQARSALAAPARGTLEAAGRRLAFALIELRQARDIAAGEWWQSPLPEQEVLDVERDGHRTLAETVRAQGLVQGLGAGGTATGTGGSAAA; encoded by the coding sequence ATGAACGGCGCCACCCCCACCCCCCGCTCGCACCGGCCGCGCAGGCTCCCCACCGCCGGTGTGCTGCGCCTGGGCAGGACGTCGGACATCTGGTTCAAGCCCGCCACCAGCGCGGTGATCGCCTCGGCGATCCCCAACGTCGTCCTGCTCTGCCTGGGCCGACTGGATCTGGCGATGTACACGATGGCCGGCTCGCTCTGCGCCACGTACGCGCACAACCGGCCGTATGCCGGCCGCGCCAGGACGCTGATCGGCGTCGTCCTCGGCATGGTCGGCTGCCTCGCGGTCGCCCTCGTCGTCGCCTCGCTCACCGACAGCGTCATGGTGCTGATCACCGTCGGCGCGCTGCTCGCCGCGCTGCAGAAGCTGCTCTGCGATGCCACCAGGATCGGCCCGCCCGCCCATGTGATCTTCGCGTTCATCAGTTCGGCGGCCCTGTTCGCGCCCCAGACCATCGGCCAGGTCCCCGGCCACATCGGCCTCGCCCTGGCATCGGCGGCCCTCGCCTACCTGGTGAGCATGGCCCCCGGGCTGGTCCGCCCGCAGGGCCCCGAGCGCCGCGCGGTACGCGGCGCGCTCCGGGCGGCGGCACGGTACGCGGGACTCCCGGCGGGTGACCCGGAGGCGGGGCCGGCCCGTGCGAACGCGGCCGCCGCCATCCAGACCGGCTGGCAGAACCTGACGGTCAGCGGCCGGCGCACCGAGGACCGGCGGGCCCTGGAACGCCTGCTGATCCACGCCGAGGTCGCGCTCTCCGCACCCACCCCCGCCGACCCCGCCCTCCTCAGCGGCTGGGCCGCCCGGCTGCGCGGCACCGGCCCCGTCCCGCGCCCGGCCGGTCAGGCCGACGACACCGAACTCCTCGGCATCGAGACCGAGCTCGCCGTCTCCGCGCCCTCCCTCTGGCAGCGGCTGCGGCCGGGCGGTGCGCTCTTCCCGGTCGCCGTCCGCACCTTCCTCGGCTGTGCGCTGGCCGGCTACGCCTCCTTCGGCCTCGGCGTCGGACGCCCCTACTGGGCCATCGTCACCGCCGCCGCCGTCTCCCAGGCCAACGTCACCCAGTCCTGGCGCCGCAGCATCCAGCGGGTCGTCGGCAACCTGATCGGGGTCCTGGTCTTCGCCGCCGTGGTCCCGCTCACCCACACCGGCCCGACCGCCCTGGTGCTGGTCGCCCTGGCGTTCAACTTCGGCGCCGAGGCCCTCATGCCCCGCAACTACTGGCTGGGCAGCATCTGCGTGACGCCGATGGCGCTGCTGGTCGTCGAGTTCGCCGGGCGACGGCCGGTCGGTGAGCTCCTCACCGACCGGGTCCTCGACACCCTGGTCGGCGCCGTCGTCGGGGTGCTGGTCAGCATGGCCGTGGTCACCCGCCGCCCAGCCCACCAGCTGCGGACGGCGCTGGTCGGCGCCCGTACCGCGCAGCGGCAGGCACGGTCCGCGCTCGCCGCCCCGGCCCGCGGGACCCTGGAGGCCGCCGGACGGCGGCTGGCCTTCGCCCTGATCGAGCTGCGCCAGGCCAGGGACATCGCGGCCGGCGAGTGGTGGCAGTCCCCGCTGCCCGAGCAGGAGGTGCTGGACGTGGAGCGGGACGGACACCGTACGCTCGCCGAGACGGTACGCGCGCAGGGGCTCGTGCAGGGGCTGGGGGCCGGCGGCACCGCGACCGGTACCGGAGGGAGTGCGGCGGCATGA
- a CDS encoding type II toxin-antitoxin system VapB family antitoxin, producing MIFKRIGNGKPYPDHGRVSTREWADVAPRPVRLDQLVTTKGQLDLETLLAEDSTFYGDLFAHVVKWQGDLYLEDGLHRAVRAALQQRQVLHARVLEMD from the coding sequence GTGATCTTCAAGCGCATCGGAAACGGGAAGCCGTACCCGGACCACGGCCGGGTCAGCACGCGCGAGTGGGCGGACGTCGCCCCGCGTCCCGTGCGACTGGACCAGTTGGTGACCACCAAGGGACAGCTCGACCTGGAGACACTCCTGGCGGAGGACTCCACCTTCTACGGGGACCTGTTCGCACACGTCGTGAAGTGGCAGGGCGACCTCTATCTGGAGGACGGGCTGCACCGCGCCGTGCGCGCGGCGCTCCAGCAGCGGCAAGTGCTGCACGCCCGGGTCCTGGAGATGGACTGA
- a CDS encoding LytR C-terminal domain-containing protein, translating into MSMLTPSGMGGKYRVTGNSYPRMRPPRRRGRFVAALIAAVVVLGLFSWGALQLFHVFSGDSKDAKANAAPSHPSCSPAAAPVATGKPIALPKPTQVTMNVLNATTRGGLAKSTADQLAGRGFKVSKFGNAPDEYNAKITQSALIISGPAGEAAAREAGTQMVGSAVKIDPKRKGATVDVLIGNAFAKLATPTQAAEARVVAANPPAPKPTCSPKN; encoded by the coding sequence ATGAGCATGCTGACCCCCTCCGGGATGGGCGGGAAGTACCGGGTAACGGGTAACTCGTATCCGCGTATGCGTCCGCCCAGGCGGCGCGGCCGATTCGTGGCCGCCCTGATCGCCGCGGTTGTCGTACTCGGCCTCTTCAGCTGGGGGGCCCTGCAGCTCTTCCATGTCTTCAGCGGCGACAGCAAGGACGCCAAGGCGAACGCCGCGCCCAGCCATCCGTCCTGCTCGCCCGCAGCCGCTCCGGTGGCCACCGGCAAGCCGATCGCCCTGCCGAAGCCGACGCAGGTGACGATGAACGTCCTCAACGCGACCACGCGCGGCGGGCTCGCGAAGTCCACCGCGGACCAGCTCGCCGGCCGCGGCTTCAAGGTGTCGAAGTTCGGGAACGCGCCCGACGAGTACAACGCGAAGATCACGCAGTCCGCGCTGATCATCTCCGGGCCGGCCGGGGAGGCCGCCGCCCGCGAGGCGGGTACGCAGATGGTCGGCTCCGCCGTGAAGATCGACCCCAAGCGGAAGGGGGCGACGGTCGACGTGCTCATCGGCAACGCCTTCGCGAAGCTGGCGACGCCTACGCAGGCGGCGGAGGCGCGGGTTGTCGCGGCGAATCCGCCGGCGCCCAAGCCGACGTGCAGCCCCAAGAACTGA
- the upp gene encoding uracil phosphoribosyltransferase: MRLHVVDHPLVAHKLTALRDERTDSPTFRRLADELVTLLAYEATRDVRTEQVDIVTPVAPTTGVRLSHPRPLVVPILRAGLGMLDGMVRLLPTAEVGFLGMVRDENTLQAQTYATRLPEDLSGRQAYVVDPMLATGGTLVAAIRLLIERGADDVTALCLLAAPEGVELMERELAGKPVTVVTAAVDERLNDQGFIVPGLGDAGDRLYGTIG, from the coding sequence ATGCGTCTCCATGTTGTCGACCATCCGCTGGTCGCGCACAAGCTCACCGCGCTGCGCGACGAGCGCACCGACTCGCCCACCTTCCGCCGGCTCGCCGACGAACTCGTCACCCTGCTCGCTTACGAGGCGACCCGTGACGTGCGCACCGAACAGGTCGACATCGTCACTCCGGTCGCGCCCACCACCGGGGTGCGGCTGTCCCACCCCCGGCCCCTGGTGGTGCCGATCCTGCGCGCGGGGCTCGGCATGCTCGACGGCATGGTCCGGCTGCTGCCCACCGCGGAGGTCGGCTTCCTCGGCATGGTCCGCGACGAGAACACCCTCCAGGCCCAGACGTACGCCACCCGCCTGCCCGAGGACCTGTCCGGCCGTCAGGCGTACGTAGTCGACCCGATGCTGGCCACCGGCGGCACCCTGGTCGCCGCGATACGGCTGCTGATCGAGCGCGGGGCCGACGACGTCACCGCCCTCTGCCTGCTCGCCGCCCCCGAGGGCGTCGAACTGATGGAGCGTGAACTCGCGGGCAAGCCCGTCACCGTGGTCACCGCCGCGGTCGACGAGCGGCTCAACGACCAAGGGTTCATCGTCCCCGGCCTCGGCGACGCGGGCGACCGCCTCTACGGCACGATCGGCTAG
- a CDS encoding tRNA adenosine deaminase-associated protein, whose amino-acid sequence MYFAALLARTEDGWQASEPDLDDVETLADLSDLARTAGDEEETVLVFIEQEDAWFGVIRVDGEEDPRIYVSDAAAAARSSYGEILLTDEVLGRDPENADDLDDLVDLDGTEDGDTDEDAVVGSSEDHVPTGPLGETDLLADLGMSATELLALSGDGALTGEALGEIADALGAADVLEAVR is encoded by the coding sequence GTGTACTTCGCCGCACTGCTCGCGCGCACCGAGGACGGTTGGCAAGCGAGCGAACCCGATCTCGACGATGTGGAAACCCTCGCCGACCTGAGCGACCTGGCTCGTACGGCCGGCGACGAGGAGGAAACGGTTCTGGTCTTCATCGAGCAGGAGGACGCCTGGTTCGGCGTCATCCGCGTCGACGGTGAAGAGGACCCCAGAATCTATGTGTCAGACGCGGCGGCCGCTGCCCGCAGCTCGTACGGAGAGATCCTGCTCACCGACGAGGTGCTGGGCCGTGACCCGGAGAACGCGGACGACCTCGACGACCTTGTCGACCTCGACGGCACCGAGGACGGCGACACCGACGAGGACGCCGTGGTCGGCTCCTCCGAGGACCATGTGCCGACCGGCCCGCTCGGCGAGACCGACCTGCTGGCCGACCTGGGAATGAGCGCCACCGAACTGCTCGCGTTGAGCGGGGACGGCGCCCTGACCGGCGAGGCCCTGGGCGAGATCGCCGACGCGCTGGGGGCGGCCGACGTGCTGGAGGCCGTCCGCTGA
- a CDS encoding nucleoside deaminase, whose amino-acid sequence MRIALAEAEHAPLTGDVPVGAVVLAPDGSVLSRAHNEREATGDPTAHAEVLAVRRAAAALGRWRLTDCTLVVTLEPCTMCAGAIVLARLERVVYGAPDPKAGAAGSLWDMVRDRRLNHRPEVIAEVLPAPSATLLTRFFRPNDF is encoded by the coding sequence ATGCGGATCGCCCTGGCGGAGGCCGAGCACGCCCCGCTCACCGGTGACGTACCGGTGGGCGCGGTCGTGCTGGCCCCCGACGGCTCGGTGCTGTCCCGTGCGCACAACGAGCGCGAGGCGACCGGCGATCCGACCGCCCACGCCGAGGTGCTCGCCGTCCGCCGCGCGGCGGCCGCGCTGGGCCGGTGGCGGCTGACCGACTGCACCCTGGTGGTGACCTTGGAGCCGTGCACCATGTGCGCGGGCGCCATCGTGCTGGCCCGGCTGGAGCGGGTGGTCTACGGCGCCCCCGATCCGAAGGCGGGCGCGGCCGGTTCCCTGTGGGACATGGTCCGCGACCGCCGCCTCAACCACCGCCCCGAGGTGATCGCCGAGGTGCTGCCCGCCCCGAGCGCGACCCTCCTCACCCGCTTCTTCCGCCCAAACGATTTCTGA
- a CDS encoding Dabb family protein: MIRHLVLFKLNEGVSRDEERVAAGARGFAELGGRIPEVASWECGWNVSDRPIAYDFAINSSVPDPDALVRYLEHPAHKAAVAPWSSFATWVVADYEI, encoded by the coding sequence ATGATCCGTCATCTGGTGCTGTTCAAGCTGAACGAGGGCGTCAGCCGGGACGAGGAGCGGGTGGCCGCGGGCGCTCGCGGGTTCGCCGAACTCGGCGGCCGGATACCCGAGGTGGCCTCCTGGGAGTGCGGCTGGAACGTGTCGGACCGGCCGATCGCCTACGACTTCGCGATCAACTCCTCCGTCCCGGACCCCGACGCGCTGGTGCGCTATCTCGAACACCCCGCGCACAAGGCAGCGGTCGCGCCGTGGTCGAGCTTCGCCACCTGGGTCGTCGCCGACTACGAGATCTGA
- a CDS encoding RNA polymerase sigma factor SigF, translating to MPVSARTASTPATTYPRARTRTPNSNAADARALTQVLFEQIVDLEPGTPEHSRVRAALIEVNLPLVRYAAARFRSRNEPMEDVVQVGTIGLINAIDRFDPERGVQFPTFAMPTVVGEIKRYFRDNVRTVHVPRRLHELWVQVSGAIEDLTVLHGRSPTTAEIAERLRLSEEEVLACLEAGRAYHATSLEAAQEGDGAPGLLDRLGYEDPALNGVEHRDLVRHLLVQLPERERRILLLRYFGNLTQSQISAELGVSQMHVSRLLSRSFARLRSANQLEA from the coding sequence GTGCCGGTGTCGGCCCGAACGGCGTCAACGCCAGCGACGACGTATCCGCGTGCCAGGACGCGGACGCCGAACAGCAACGCGGCCGACGCGCGGGCGCTGACCCAGGTGCTCTTCGAGCAGATCGTGGACCTGGAGCCGGGCACGCCCGAGCACAGCAGGGTGCGGGCCGCGCTGATCGAGGTGAACCTGCCGCTGGTGCGGTACGCCGCCGCCCGCTTCCGCAGCCGCAACGAGCCCATGGAGGACGTGGTCCAGGTCGGCACGATCGGCCTGATCAACGCGATCGACCGGTTCGACCCGGAGCGCGGGGTGCAGTTCCCGACCTTCGCGATGCCCACCGTGGTCGGCGAGATCAAGCGCTACTTCCGCGACAACGTGCGCACCGTGCATGTGCCCCGCCGGCTGCACGAGCTGTGGGTGCAGGTCAGCGGCGCCATCGAGGACCTGACGGTGCTGCACGGCCGCTCCCCGACCACCGCGGAGATCGCCGAGCGGCTGCGGCTGTCCGAGGAGGAGGTGCTGGCCTGCCTGGAGGCGGGCCGCGCCTATCACGCCACCTCGCTGGAGGCCGCGCAGGAGGGCGACGGCGCCCCCGGGCTGCTGGACCGGCTCGGCTACGAGGACCCGGCGCTCAACGGCGTCGAGCACCGCGACCTGGTCCGGCATCTGCTGGTGCAACTCCCCGAACGCGAACGGCGCATCCTGCTGCTGCGCTACTTCGGCAACCTGACGCAGTCGCAGATCAGTGCGGAGCTGGGGGTTTCGCAGATGCACGTGTCCCGTCTGCTCTCCCGCAGCTTCGCCCGACTGCGGTCCGCAAACCAGCTCGAAGCGTAA
- a CDS encoding RNA polymerase sigma factor SigF yields the protein MSVQLGSPKVLRTDATDADVPHDAVHDTVRSDAIDTRTLSRSLFLRLAELPVDSPDRTYVRDTLIELNLPLVRYAAARFRSRNEPMEDIVQVGTIGLIKAIDRFDCERGVEFPTFAMPTIVGEVKRFFRDTSWSVRVPRRLQELRLALTKASDELSQKLDRSPTVAELAGCLGVSEEDVVDGLAVGNAYTASSLDSPPPEDDGGEGTLADRLGYEDSALEGVEYRESLKPLLAQLPPRERQIIMLRFFANMTQSQIGEEVGISQMHVSRLLTRTLAQLRVGLTAEA from the coding sequence ATGTCCGTACAGTTGGGCAGTCCCAAGGTGCTTCGTACCGACGCAACCGACGCTGACGTACCGCATGACGCTGTGCACGACACGGTGCGCAGCGATGCCATCGACACCCGCACGCTGTCCCGTTCGCTCTTCCTGCGGCTGGCGGAGCTACCGGTCGACAGTCCGGACCGCACCTACGTCCGTGACACGCTCATCGAGCTGAACCTCCCGCTGGTGCGGTACGCCGCCGCCCGGTTCCGCAGCCGCAACGAACCGATGGAGGACATCGTCCAGGTCGGCACGATCGGCCTGATCAAGGCGATCGACCGGTTCGACTGCGAGCGCGGGGTGGAGTTCCCGACCTTCGCGATGCCCACCATCGTCGGCGAGGTGAAGCGGTTCTTCCGCGACACGTCGTGGTCGGTGCGGGTCCCGCGCCGGTTGCAGGAGCTGCGGCTGGCGCTGACCAAGGCGAGCGACGAGCTGTCCCAGAAGCTGGACCGCTCGCCGACCGTCGCCGAACTGGCCGGCTGCCTCGGCGTCTCCGAGGAGGACGTGGTCGACGGGCTCGCGGTCGGCAACGCCTACACCGCCAGCTCCCTGGACTCCCCGCCGCCCGAGGACGACGGCGGCGAGGGCACCCTGGCCGACCGGCTGGGATACGAGGACAGCGCCCTCGAAGGCGTCGAGTACCGCGAGTCGCTGAAGCCCCTGCTGGCCCAACTGCCGCCGCGCGAACGCCAGATCATCATGCTGCGGTTCTTCGCGAACATGACGCAGTCGCAGATCGGCGAGGAGGTCGGGATCTCCCAGATGCACGTCTCCCGGCTGCTGACGAGGACGCTGGCCCAACTGCGGGTCGGACTGACCGCTGAGGCGTGA
- a CDS encoding aldo/keto reductase, producing the protein MARIGNSALDVFPLSLGGNVFGWTADEAQSFAVLDAYTAHGGDFIDTADVYSAWVPGNSGGESETIIGAWLARRGRRDDVVIATKVGSHQDFKGLRADTIKQGAEASLRRLGVDHIDLYYTHRDDPEVPVEEIITALDALVQEGKVRAIGASNISAERLAASLDFSEREGLARYEIIQPKYNLVERDEFEGPLADLVAARGLSTAPYYGLASGFLTGKYRSGATEVYSARAERAAGFLDTESGPKVLAALDEIAAAHDAEVGTVALAWLAAQPTVVAPIASARTAEQVPALTAVAELKLTDAEVAALTAAAS; encoded by the coding sequence ATGGCACGCATCGGCAACTCGGCGCTCGACGTCTTCCCCCTGTCCCTCGGCGGCAATGTCTTCGGCTGGACGGCCGACGAGGCGCAGTCCTTCGCCGTCCTCGACGCGTACACCGCGCACGGCGGCGACTTCATCGACACCGCGGACGTGTACTCGGCCTGGGTGCCGGGCAACTCCGGTGGCGAGTCGGAGACGATCATCGGCGCGTGGCTGGCCCGCCGCGGCCGCCGCGACGACGTGGTGATCGCCACGAAGGTCGGCAGCCACCAGGACTTCAAGGGGCTGCGGGCCGACACGATCAAGCAGGGCGCCGAGGCGTCGCTGCGCCGACTCGGCGTCGACCACATCGACCTCTACTACACGCACCGCGACGACCCCGAGGTCCCGGTCGAGGAGATCATCACCGCGCTGGACGCCCTCGTGCAGGAGGGCAAGGTCCGGGCGATCGGCGCCTCCAACATCTCGGCCGAGCGGCTGGCCGCCTCGCTGGACTTCTCCGAGCGCGAGGGCCTGGCGCGGTACGAAATCATCCAGCCCAAGTACAACCTGGTCGAGCGCGACGAGTTCGAGGGCCCGCTGGCCGACCTGGTGGCGGCTCGCGGCCTGTCCACCGCCCCTTACTACGGGCTCGCCTCCGGCTTCCTCACCGGCAAGTACCGCTCGGGCGCCACCGAGGTCTACAGCGCCCGCGCCGAGCGCGCCGCGGGCTTCCTCGACACGGAGAGCGGCCCGAAGGTGCTGGCCGCGCTGGACGAGATCGCCGCCGCCCACGACGCCGAGGTCGGCACGGTCGCGCTGGCCTGGCTGGCCGCGCAGCCGACGGTGGTCGCGCCGATCGCCAGCGCGCGTACGGCCGAGCAGGTGCCGGCGCTGACCGCCGTGGCCGAGTTGAAGCTCACCGACGCGGAGGTGGCGGCGCTGACCGCCGCCGCGTCCTGA